The Thermus thermamylovorans genome includes a region encoding these proteins:
- a CDS encoding ribonucleotide-diphosphate reductase subunit beta: MPLTAPRLAYRPYEYPELLRFRDAIRHSYWVHTEFSFQSDLQDHALADEKERSLVERALLAIAQVELAVKLFWARVYDRFPKPEIAEVGLTFAESEVRHANAYAHLLELLGLEEAFGQALEGASALRDRAQALGEALRRAQGKDLREYALALFLFSAFTEHVSLFSQFYVLMALNRRGNRYKGISNAMEATSKEENVHXSLFSQFYVLMALNRRGNRYKGISNAIEATSKEENVHGLFGVELLRLLRTEHPEALGEEFQEESLRLAQKLFRAEENLLDWLFAMGEPSLVGHGETLEFLKGRFNEVLALHGLPEAFPVDRARLRDTEWFTLELLADKEVDFFNKRSVAYARRVQSFDPEELF; encoded by the coding sequence GTGCCCCTCACGGCGCCTAGGCTCGCCTACCGCCCCTACGAGTACCCCGAGCTCCTCCGCTTCCGGGACGCCATCCGGCACAGCTACTGGGTGCACACGGAGTTCAGCTTCCAGTCCGACCTTCAGGACCACGCCCTGGCCGACGAGAAGGAGCGCTCCCTGGTGGAGCGCGCCCTCCTCGCCATCGCTCAGGTGGAGCTCGCCGTCAAGCTCTTCTGGGCCCGGGTCTACGACCGCTTTCCCAAGCCCGAGATCGCCGAGGTGGGCCTCACCTTCGCCGAGAGCGAGGTACGGCACGCCAACGCTTACGCCCACCTCCTGGAGCTTTTGGGCCTGGAGGAGGCCTTTGGACAGGCCCTGGAGGGGGCGAGCGCCCTCCGGGATCGGGCCCAAGCCCTGGGAGAGGCCCTTCGGCGCGCCCAGGGGAAGGACCTGCGGGAATACGCCCTCGCCCTCTTCCTCTTCTCCGCCTTCACGGAACACGTCTCCCTCTTCTCCCAGTTCTACGTCCTCATGGCCCTAAACCGCCGCGGCAATCGCTACAAAGGGATCTCCAACGCCATGGAGGCCACCAGCAAGGAGGAGAACGTCCACNTCTCCCTCTTCTCCCAGTTCTACGTCCTCATGGCCCTAAACCGCCGCGGCAACCGCTACAAAGGGATCTCCAACGCCATTGAGGCCACCAGCAAGGAGGAGAACGTCCACGGCCTCTTTGGGGTGGAGCTCCTCCGTCTCCTCAGGACGGAGCACCCCGAGGCCCTGGGGGAGGAATTTCAGGAAGAGTCTCTACGCCTCGCCCAGAAGCTCTTCCGGGCCGAGGAAAACCTCCTGGACTGGCTCTTCGCCATGGGGGAACCCTCTTTGGTGGGGCACGGAGAAACCCTGGAGTTCCTCAAGGGACGCTTCAACGAAGTCCTCGCCCTCCATGGACTCCCCGAAGCCTTCCCTGTGGACCGGGCGAGGCTTCGGGACACGGAGTGGTTCACCCTGGAGCTCCTCGCCGACAAGGAGGTGGACTTCTTCAACAAGCGGAGCGTGGCCTACGCGCGCAGGGTACAAAGCTTTGATCCGGAGGAGCTTTTCTGA